The following coding sequences are from one Rhipicephalus microplus isolate Deutch F79 chromosome 3, USDA_Rmic, whole genome shotgun sequence window:
- the LOC119180502 gene encoding uncharacterized protein LOC119180502, with the protein MGENMATHMSVVALNFSDDVRTIDRCGPSLERSVKSRLVLDGRDPPHFRTSVELRPRHVEAEYGVTLVLDTATMEPTAYREHLLVVPRTVAVSQGESVFCFPPLPSHTVYKSALVYDTRRADLWYTSTVDLAVVGTLGLPVDDEEDEVVDDAASAGDECFETLNGAGVDSDDDKSSSKL; encoded by the exons ATGGGCGAAAACATGGCTACTCATATGAGTGTG GTGGCGCTCAACTTCAGCGACGACGTTCGCACCATCGACCGTTGCGGCCCTTCTCTGGAGCGGAGCGTCAAGTCGCGCCTGGTGCTGGACGGCCGCGACCCGCCGCACTTTCGAACTAGCGTCGAGCTTCGGCCGCGGCACGTGGAGGCCGAGTACGGCGTCACGCTCGTGCTGGACACGGCCACCATGGAGCCGACGGCGTACCGCGAGCACCTGCTCGTCGTACCGCGCACCGTGGCTGTGAGCCAGGGCGAGTCGGTGTTTTGCTTCCCGCCGCTGCCCTCGCACACCGTCTACAAGAGCGCGCTGGTGTACGACACCCGCCGTGCTGACCTGTGGTACACGAGCACCGTCGACCTCGCCGTGGTTGGTACCCTGGGCCTGCCCGTGGacgacgaggaagacgaagtcgTGGACGACGCTGCTTCAGCTGGCGACGAATGCTTCGAAACTCTCAACGGCGCAGGCGTCGACTCTGATGATGATAAGTCGTCTTCGAAGCTGTGA